Part of the Neovison vison isolate M4711 chromosome 14, ASM_NN_V1, whole genome shotgun sequence genome is shown below.
AAGTAGTTCATCCATGGAATAGGTTTATAATTTCTAGGGAAGGCAGGACACCTTGATGAATGTAAAATAGCATTTTCAGTAAGATTGTGTATAAATAAGTgtaggataggggcgcctggatggcttagtggcttggggcctctgccttcggctcaggtcatgatcttggggtcctgggattgagcactgcatctggctctctgctcactggcgagcctgcttcctcttctctccctctctgcctgcctctctgcctacttgtgatctctgtttgtcaaataaataaataaaatctttaaaaataaataaataagtgtaggATAAGCAAAATGCTTGATccgtatatattttatatatattgataCAGTATATATTGATCAGTATATACTAGCtaaagagagcaagcagggcaTGTTTCTTCAAGGAAATCACTGAATTAGATTTAGAAGGAAATGAAAGTCTGAGTTAGTAGAAAAGTGAGTGGGTATTAAAGTTTGGCAGAGTATTCTGTAAAAAGGTACAGAGATAGTCTTGTTTTGGGTTGCTATAGTAGAATATTATAGActgtgtggcttaaacaacagacatttatttctcagcgTTCTGGAAGTTCGAGATCAAGGTTCCTATAGATTAAGTGTCTGGAGAGTGCCTTCTTCCTCGCTTGCAGCCAGCTGCCACCTCACAGTCTTCACGGGGTGGACAATTGAGGGACTCCATCTTGTGACTCTGTCTCTTCACAAgggcacttattttttttattattgtgagGAATCACGCTTACATAACCTTTGTGTAAAgcactctggtttctcttccttttcttttatggaCACTAATCCCATggagggctctaccctcatgactgTACCTTATTACTTCTCAAACACCCCGTCTCCCGATAGCATCACATTGGGGTACAGGGCTTCAACCTATGAATTTGGGGGGTTAGGGACACAAACACTCAGTCAGaaacagatggagaaaaataGAGCAAAGTCTGGTTTTAGAGTCAATGAAAGGAAACTGTATTGAGATTTTCagtcagagggaaaaagaaggaattgTGAGGGGGACACCCTTAGGAGCCAGATTCTAATGTATAAATGTACTTTCATAGTTCCTGTAGAATCAGCCTGTATCTCCTTTGTCCTGTAGGCATTGGGAGCAAGGAAAAGGAGGCTAAAACCCAGCAGTCAGACCTCAAGGGGGCGCTTGCTCGGGTGACATCAGAGAGGTTTGGGGACACCACTCTTCAGAGCCCTGAGCTTGGAAGAACCTGTGAGCAGGAGCCCAGTAGTTCTGTGGGAAACCTGCCGGGGCCGCTGCCTCCTCAGCATGGCGTCATACCCCTGCCAGATGACCTCAAGACCCACAGCTCCTTCTGGAAGCCTTTTCAGTGCCCTGAGTGTGGAAAAGGCTTCAGTCGGAGCTCAAATCTTGTCAGACACCAGCGAACTCATGAAGAAGAGAAATCCTATGGGTGTGTCGAATGTGGAAAGGGGTTCACCTTGAGAGAGTACCTCATGAAGCACCAGAGAACACACCTGGGAAAGAGACCTTATGTGTGCAGCGAATGCTGGAAAACCTTCAGCCAGAGGCACCACCTCGAGGTCCACCAGAGGAGTCACACGGGGGAGAAGCCCTACAAGTGTGGTGACTGCTGGAAAAGCTTCACCCGGAGACAGCATCTGCAGGTTCATCGGAGAACTCACACGGGGGAAAAGCCCTACACCTGTGAGTGCGGCAAGAGCTTCAGCAGGAATGCAAACCTGGCTGTGCACCGGAGAGCCCACACAGGCGAGAAGCCGTACGGGTGCCAGGTTTGTGGGAAGCGGTTCAGTAAAGGGGAACGGTTGGTCAGACACCAGAGGATTCACACCGGGGAGAAGCCCTACCACTGTCCTGCCTGCGGGAGGAGCTTCAACCAGAGATCCATCCTTAATCGGCACCAGAAGACTCAGCATCGCCAGGAGACCCTGGCGCAGTAAGTGTGCCATGCTGAAATGCACCTTTTTTTGCCAGTAGAAGGTCCTGGAAAGTGCAGAATCTTTCAGGACCGCAACTGGAGGAAGACCTCATTGGAAGATGCATTTGTCCTTATTCACTGAAGGGCTTTGAGGTGGGGACTGAAGAGTGATGGGGTGCAGAAAGGTACTTTGacccattttctttccatttgttgttAAACAACCAGGGAAAGGCCTGATTTATTTTGAGTTTCCAGAGAGCACAGCTCCTCATGTCTCTAATCCAAGTGATGTGAACAGTTTCTCACCGTCTTTTGGAGAAAGGATGTCCTGAATTTCAGAGCCTCTGTTGGTTCATATCTGCCTCTTGAGCAAGTCTAGTAGTAAAGGCAAAATTTTGTCCCATGTTGACAACTTAAGGCTCTTTTTTATGAGGGCTGTTTCTACCTGCAAGATCATTAGCTCagactcttccttcttttccatttaacaaatatttattgaacagctACTATGTGCCTGGTGCTGGGAACACAGTGGTGAACAAGACACATGAGACCCGAGCCTCCTGGAGCTTGTGATTTAGCGGTGGAAACATACAGAAACATTAATAACTCCAGGCATTCTAAGTTATGTTTGTGCTAAGTGCTGTGTGAGAAGATAGTCTTCTGGTGCTTAGTCGTTCTGCCCTGctgctcaggtgctggatcttTCCCTCCCCTGTTGGGATCTCTCAGGCagctttgtttattttactttatttgtagCCCCCTTTGTCTCTGTACCATTGTACTCTCATCTGTAAAGTTTCCCCATTATTCCTTGTACTGTAACAACAGTTCACATCCATTAGGaagttaatattttgttattgatCACTGAATAAacatgaaagtattttaaaaaacatacagttCTGTATAAAGATACAATTAAATGAATCTGAACAATGAACTGGTATTAATTAATATCCTCCATTTAATGTCACTGTAGCATgtaagatgatttttttcctattcttactTTATTCATTCTACGCATTTATTGAGGCCCAACAGGAACTTGGCTAGGTGTTTCCTGTATATCAGTGAATAAAATAGGGGGAAAAGATCCTTGACCTTGAGCTTATGTTTTAGTGAATATATTTGCTCTTTAGAACCACCTAAGGTGGAACCCACTGATACTCCTGTAAACACTGTGGACCTGGGATCTGCACCTTTGTCGTTGGTCCTGTCACTGTCTTGCCTTGAAATGTGTTCGCCACCTACCTCTTGTTACTAAATAGTCTTGGTACATCTAGATTGTCATCTGAGAGGCTCTTGGTCACCAGCTGGGGATGACGAAGTGGTAGTGATCTGTTTTGCATGAGTGCcaattcaggaaaaataaaagatgtttgtGGGCACTTAAAATTACGTAATAATGAGAAGATACAGTATTTGTAACTGTTTATGCTTTCTTATTTTGCCATCACTAAAGGGTTTCATTTCTGTATAAAATTCCGGAATATTCTGCTTAAAATTCTGTGTAATGAGCATGGACCACACTACAGTCTTGTAATGCTGTGCCATCGAATGCTGGCTGTTGAATGAGTGAGTCTGAGTACTATAATAACAAGGTATGATTTGTCTTGtggtgccttttatttttatctatctatttatttatttattttaaaaaaaggttttatttatttatttgacagagagacagtgagagagggaacacaggcaggaggagtgggagagggagaagcaggcaacctactgagcagggagcctaatacatggcttgatcccaggaccctgggatctgaatgcagatgcttaatagTCTGAGCGACCCAGCctctccatatttatttatttattttttttaaagtttacttgagagagagagagctcaagagcatgagcagggggaaggtcagagggagagggagaagacgactccctgctgagcaggggttggggtagggggagcctgatgctggttgatcccagaaccccggaccatgacctgagctgaaagtagatgcCTGagagagccatccaggtgtcccttatggtgcctttttttttttttttaaaagattttgtttatttgtcagatagcCACAaatagagggagcagcaggcagagggagaaggacactccccgctgagcaaggaaccccatgtggggccttgataccaggaccctgggaccacgaccagagctgaaggtggCCACTTAATTCATGACTCCTTATCCTTTGGGTGGTGAGAAAACCAGGTAACTTTCTGCCAAGGTCTGTCTTGGGGAGTTACTACATTAAAcatttgcttttcaaaatgtATGCCACGACTTTTTACCTGCAGCCTGATTAACTGTACTTCAGTATTTCCAGTTTGTCTTTTATCCCATCCAGCCTAGGGGCAAGTAGAAGaacccttcttttctctctttttttaaaagattttgatagggggagagagcgcgcacaagagtgtgcaagcagggggagcaggaaaaggaaaagcaggctccccgctgacctggggcttgatcccaggaccctaggatcatgacctgagctgaaggcagctgcttaactgacagagccacttgGGTGCCCCCAGAACCCTTGTTTCTTAACAAGTAAGTTGGTTTCAAGTTCACCATGCTACGCAAGCTGACTTCATCCACTTCTGAGGTGAGGGAAGTAACCATCAGGAACATGTTGCTCTAGAGTTTACTTGCTCTTTTAAACTTCGTCCATTTCTTGACTGctgcactattgacattttattCCAGATAGGTCTTTGTTTTGGAGGCTGTCCTGGCTGTTTTGTGCATCATAGGATGTGGCATGGCATCCTTGACCTGAACCtgctagatgccagtagcaccccCCAACTGTAACAACTAAGGAGGTTTCCCACCATTGCCAAATGTCTCCTGGGTGGCAAAATTGACCCTTGGCTGGAACCACTGCTTATATTATTCAGGATAATAGCTGAAATGAATTAGAtggttttattaaaaagactGGCCTCCCAGGGACTAGAGCAATTTCCTGCTAAGCTTAATGCCCCAGCCTAACTTTATAGAAGACAAAGGAGTTTTATGAGAGATCACATAGATTAATTGTATTATTGCCATGCAGAGCCAAGAGCTATTGAAATAGAATCTCAGGATAGGGGGCTGGAAATCTAAAACCCAGGTGGTTTCTATGCAGGCAGCCTGGCTTGTTGCTTTGAGTTCCTTTTAGGCAggcatctcccatggaccctctGCATCACAAAGAACTTGCTTGGGGCCTAGATTCATCTTTGTAAGTGCCTGTGCGTTGTGGGGCCACTTAAACTTAGTGCAGCCAGGGGCAACCTTTTTTTCTCCATAAGGTCTTCAAGGcacacacagtaaatatttgaatGCATGAAAATCCTGGATCTCTGCCTTTTTCCAGTATCTAGAAGGATCGTCAGGATGCCTGAGGAAGAAACAAGACATCATGTAGCCTCTAGTGGCCTTCCTGATAACAGCAGTCATCTCTAGCTATTGTGCCACCAATTACAGTCCTATTAAAATCACCTAGAAATTCTACAAGCCAAAGAAATTTACTGGGGCTTCCTACAATTTTGTATTCCTGTcttacttttttctccctttattatctcagtttctgAAGGACACACTTCTAGAGATTTATTGTGTCCAAACTGTCCCTAGTATtgacacattttaataaatttcagttaaaatttGTTACAACACGGAGGACAGGCAATGTTCTCCCTTGTGTTTGTTGCTGGGAATTTAAACTGCCAGGAGAGAGAGGGTGGAAAGGGTTGGGTAATGCAGGTGTTGTACCTTGAAAAGCAGGACTTGGGAGAAGCAATTTCAGTTTTCTGGAAGAGCAGATAGGCTCCAGTAAAAGGGCTGCTGCACTGCTACATGCTCTTAGCATAGCACTGTCGTCCGagaggccagagaccaggaaatGGCAGCAAACCCAGGACCTTGTCTtacttgtttttccttccttagtAAAAACTGTAATTTCTGAAGGAGGTAGTAGATTAACCTTCAGATAGATTGGGAAAAAGAGGTGGTACAATTTATACCTCCTTGACGCCCATCTCAGGGAGCTGTTCGCTTGTTATTTCTGTCTCTGAAATGCTTGAGGAAAACCCGATCGGTATCATCTAGAAATATCATTGATTCTTGAAAAAGGGCTCAACATGTTGTATGAACAGGAAAAGTAGAATGGTATAGTGTATCATTGAGAGCCAATCTTCTCACAAGGTTTTTCCAGTCTTTATTTCAAAGGGTTGCTGCTTCCTGAATTGAGGCACTAATGGAAGGAATGGGAAATAAGTGATGGGAAAAAACCCAGCAGGTAAGTCTGGGATTTGTGTGTAAATAGACCAATGGGATAGCAGGAAGGGTTGAGAAATAGCCCTCGGTCTGTACAGAAATCTGATATGTAATAAAGATGGACTCTCGGATCACTgggcagatttatttatttaagattttatttatttgagagagaggagtagggggaggggctgagggagagggagaagcagactccccactgagcagggagcctaatgggctcaatcccaggactccagataTGACCTGAACCGATGACAGgtgctcagtggattgagcctcccagagatttttttttttaaagtcatattgGAATAATTGGACAGTGATTCtgggaaagataaaaaaaatagacCCATTTCTCACATCACATTCAAGAATAAACTCCAGATGAATCAGGAAtccaaatatgaaaatgaaagtatGCAGGTACCAGAAAATGATGTGGATGCGAATTCCTCTAAAACATGGGTTCAGAGAAAGACTTTCAATCTAGGACTGAAAATCCAGAGGCATTAATGAAAAGACTTATGCATTCTTACATAGAAATTTTGAGAACTTCTGGATGGTAGAAACAATAAGCAAAGGCAAATGATAGGTTGGGAGAAAGTAATTGCAACATAACACAAAATTCTAATATTTCTAATATACAAGGAACttaaaaggtgaaaaagaaaccccaaaccaATCCCGTTGAAAAACTGACAAACTTGACTTcatagaagaaatgagaaaatggctATTAGTTATATTCAAAGATGCTGAACTTCACTTAAATCCCaattaaaactacactgagagataaatatttttttccccatccgaTTGGCCAAAATTCCAGAGCTCGACAGTTCATGCTGTGGATAGTTTGTGGGGCAACAGGAATTCTTATGTGTTGCTAATGGCATGCAAAACAGTGCAACCTTGTGCAGAGGAGAATTCTGCAGTATCTAACAAAATTGTGGATGGGTTTAAAGAATTGCCTCTAATAATgtgaaaatacatacacacattattCATTACAGCCCAATTACTAACCACGAAAATATTGGGAGCTGCATAAATACCCAagataagtaatttaaaaaactgtggCACATCCACACCTTGTAGTGTTGTGCAGCCTTAAAAAGCATTGTTGGTTCAGTTTTCACAATTGCAATATGGATCTAGATTAGATAAAATTATTGTATTGATGTTAAAAGTACTAGCATTGATAACTATGTTGTGCTTATGTAAGAGTATCTCTGTTCTTAGGAAATACACAGTGAAGTATTTAAGGATAGAGGACCATCATGTGTAcgtacacaaatatatacatatatctgtatacagaggggaggtggaggcagggcagaggaggagggaagaaaaggtaaAAGTGTCGATGATAAATGAATCTGGGTAAAGGATATATGGGTATTTTGCATTATTGTTTTTGCAACTTTTTCTGTAaactttcaattattttattataagaatttaaaatgagggatgcctgtgtggctcagtaggttaagccgctgctttcagctcaggtcatgatccaagtcctgggatcgagtcctgcattgggctccttgcttgacagggagcctgcttctgcctctactTGCTTGTGCacgtgctcgctttctctctcgctctctgacaaataaataaataaataaaatcttaaaaaaaaagaatttaaaatgaaaaaagaaaaaaatgtcctgaCAGGATTAACTAGTTATGAGTGTGGGAGGAAAAGCCTAGCAAGTCCTTGTGCAATGATAATGGCCCTGAGCTGAGTAGGAGGGTGACGCAGTGTAGAGCTAGTAGATGCACTGAATTAATCAAACCTCATCTTGGGCAAGAGATGCAGATTCATTCTTGTGCTTTTTTCACCGTGTCTGTGTTTGGCTAAGGCTCCTTCATGCAGTGACTTGAAGGAAGACATTTCGTGTGGCAGCTTCCTTTATGGAAAGCCCCGTTTTCAGTGACTTCATTGCTGGGCTTGGTTTTGCGTAGGTGTACTCACATGATACTTTGACCTCACCCTTTAGGCTGGTGATTTGCTTAAGGCCTTGATGGCCTCTCCAGGTAGTTTCAGGCACATTTTACGTTCTGTCACAAGTAAGGGACCATTTTCCCCAAACCTGCTGGTTTTAACCCATTGCTTCAGGGAGCATCTTTGGTAATTAATGCATGTTCTGGTTAATACAAATGTACAGGTATCCCAGTGGGCATTTAGTCCACAGTGTTTTGGAATTATTTCACAGTTTGTAGCTTACTTGGTGCTTATGACAGACCTCTATATCAGGGCAAGGTTGATGGTCAGATGAAATCTGGAGGGTTAACTGGTTTGAGCAGCAGTGagttaaaaggcaaaaaaaatgaGTCTAATTTTAGAATTGTTGGATATGAAATAACAGAAGGGTTGTTAGATGTTAGGGACTGGTCTTCAGAAAGCCTCACTTTTTGGTGGTGGTTTGTGTTTTAGATTTAACTGATATGTTGGGAATTAGGCACCCCATTCGCTTGACACCTCTAGTCTGTGATAAAGTTTATGTACCACCTGGTGACTATAGGTTTACATGTGAAAGCTCCCCTAACACCAGGCTCTAGCAAACCTCAGAGCACCTCAGCTCCAGCCCACAGCAGTGTCTTCACGCACTCTTAGATCAGCAGGATCTGTTACACCTAGAGACCTGCAACATTCCGGTGTCCTTACCGTTCCCTagcttctctgccctcccctacTCCAAAAATGATCCCCACTGCCATCTGGTAAATCCCAGCTGGCCCTCATCATACCTCTACACTGAAGTACTCTGTACTTCAGAAAGGTCAGTGGAGCAGTGGGAGAGGTAACTAGATTGTATGGGGTTGGATTCTAGAAGATTATTTGCTCAGAGAATAATGGCATCTGACTCAGAAAATCCAGTGTAGCAGATCTAGAAGCAAGTGATCCAGCGCCACTGTCTTTGGACCTTTCTTTCCCGTGCTCTCCATGATCCTGCAGAGACAATTACTGCCTCTGGGTGGTAGTCAACAGCTCAGTAAAACCAGCTCCGTCAGTTTGCTGAGCTGTATTCACGCCTTTGCTCGTGGTAGAGTTGGCAAGTCCCTGACACACTTAATACTCAAGATGAAGATTGTCCTTACGGTATTCCAGATTGAGGTTTTGTCCTTCATgctgttaaattaattaaacaaggaggccattAAATATGGAGTTCTAATGCCTTGGCAGCCTGCATAAGCAACCCCATACCTAAGTCTGTCAGTGCCTCGAAGAAATCGAAACATAAGGGCAAACAATCACAAATAGCCTTTCCCCTGTAAGGCCAATCAGATAGTTGCTCTGCTTTGCTTcctacatttataaatatctggCCGCTACCTCCTATGGGTGGAGGGCTGCTAGCCACTTCTGGTTTGCTATTGTCTGTTGGGAACTGATTTTTGCTCAAActctaaacatttttaatatgcctcactttatccccccccccccgtggaaAGAGGGCATATTTTTTTCAGAGCAATGATTCATATTTAATTAATACAACTCAATCCTTTCTTTTTACATATTGTCCTCACATAATGAGCCGTTTTGTTACCTATTCATTTGTAGAgtgcctatttttcttt
Proteins encoded:
- the ZSCAN25 gene encoding zinc finger and SCAN domain-containing protein 25 isoform X1, encoding MLKERPGMAEDPQQPMGVPVVKLEKELPWGRGREDPSPETFRLRFRQFRYQEAAGPQEALRELQELCRQWLRPELHTKEQILELLVLEQFLTILPREFYAWIREHGLESGKALVAMVEDFTERTLEAKAVPCHVQGEQQETALGRGPWEPGVHLGPVEIKPEWGMPHGEGVQSLDQGTEEQLSQDPGAGTQAFQEQALPVLQTGPGLPSVNTRDQEMAAGFLTTGPQGLGTFKDMALAFPEEEWRHVTPAQIDCFGEYVEPRDCGVSAPGIGSKEKEAKTQQSDLKGALARVTSERFGDTTLQSPELGRTCEQEPSSSVGNLPGPLPPQHGVIPLPDDLKTHSSFWKPFQCPECGKGFSRSSNLVRHQRTHEEEKSYGCVECGKGFTLREYLMKHQRTHLGKRPYVCSECWKTFSQRHHLEVHQRSHTGEKPYKCGDCWKSFTRRQHLQVHRRTHTGEKPYTCECGKSFSRNANLAVHRRAHTGEKPYGCQVCGKRFSKGERLVRHQRIHTGEKPYHCPACGRSFNQRSILNRHQKTQHRQETLAQ